DNA from Mycolicibacterium alvei:
CACGACGGTGCTGCCCTTCGGGTTGTCGGGCTACATCAGTGGCGCGATGCTCGGTCTGGGCCGGGCGCTCGGTGAGACCATCGCGCTGCTGATCATCCTGCGCGGCACCCAGACCGCGTTCGGTTGGTCGCTGTTTGACGGGGGCTACACCTTCGCGAGCAAGATTGCCGCCACCGCAAGCGAATTCAACGATCAGTACAAGGCGGGCGCCTACATTGCCGCCGGCCTGGTGCTGTTCATCCTCACCTTCGTGGTGAACTCGCTGGCTCGCGCCGCGGTGGCCGGAAAGGGACGGGCATGACCTCCACCCTCGAGCGCCCGGTCAAGGCGCCCACCTTCCAGGGCGTGAGTCTGCGCCGCAAGCTGACCAACCACCTCGCCACGGTCCTGGTGACCCTGTCATTGCTGGTTGCCCTGATACCACTGGCCTGGGTGCTGTATTCGGTGATCGTCCGGGGCTGGGCCGCGTTGAGTTCAACCACGTGGTTCACCAATTCCCAGGCCGGGATGACGACGTTCATCGCCGGTGGCGGCGCCTACCACGCGATCGTCGGCACTGTGCTGCAGGGCCTGGTGTGCTCGCTGATCTCTATTCCGGTCGGCGTGATGGTGGGCGTGTACCTGGTCGAGTACGGCGGCGGGACCCGGCTGGGCAAGGTCACCACGTTCATGGTGGACATCCTCACCGGTGTGCCCTCGATCGTCGCCGCGCTGTTCATCTACGCGCTGTGGGTGGCCACGTTCGGGTTCGGCCGGTCCGGGTTCGCGGTATCACTGTCGT
Protein-coding regions in this window:
- the pstA gene encoding phosphate ABC transporter permease PstA, whose translation is MTSTLERPVKAPTFQGVSLRRKLTNHLATVLVTLSLLVALIPLAWVLYSVIVRGWAALSSTTWFTNSQAGMTTFIAGGGAYHAIVGTVLQGLVCSLISIPVGVMVGVYLVEYGGGTRLGKVTTFMVDILTGVPSIVAALFIYALWVATFGFGRSGFAVSLSLVLLMIPVIVRATEEMLRIVPMDLREASYALGVPKWKTIVRIVIPTALSGIVTGIMLALARVMGETAPLLILVGYAQAMNFDMFGGFMGSLPGMMYDQISAGAGANPVPTDRLWGAALTLIVLIALLNVGARTVAKLFSPKKV